In the Aneurinibacillus soli genome, one interval contains:
- a CDS encoding NADPH-dependent F420 reductase, which produces MKVSLLGTGRMGQGLIKVLSPHIKGIIWGSRTPVKVNHLINELKCEGVQSATYEEALEADIIIHSLWFRDLLPFAEENKKKLANKILVDIVNPFTEDFSDFTTEWGTSAAEELQKVIPDTKVVGAFKNTFFKIFDNPLHNGLESDVYVTSDHEESRQTVITLLEPLPFRVFDGGVLKNNRTIERMTLFEREMAIRYGHYPYVSFRLFGNEKTNE; this is translated from the coding sequence ATGAAGGTAAGTTTGCTAGGAACAGGCCGGATGGGGCAAGGGTTAATTAAAGTTTTGTCGCCACACATTAAGGGAATCATCTGGGGTTCCCGGACACCAGTAAAAGTAAACCATTTAATAAATGAACTAAAGTGTGAAGGTGTTCAATCTGCTACCTATGAGGAAGCTTTAGAGGCTGATATTATTATCCACTCTCTCTGGTTTAGAGACCTTTTACCCTTTGCAGAAGAAAACAAGAAAAAGCTGGCCAATAAAATTTTGGTAGATATCGTAAACCCGTTTACAGAAGATTTCAGTGATTTTACTACAGAATGGGGCACCTCTGCTGCGGAAGAACTGCAAAAAGTAATCCCAGACACAAAAGTAGTGGGCGCATTCAAAAATACCTTTTTCAAAATTTTCGATAATCCGCTTCACAATGGTTTAGAAAGCGATGTATATGTGACATCTGATCACGAAGAGTCGCGGCAAACAGTTATTACATTATTGGAGCCGCTACCGTTTCGGGTTTTTGATGGAGGAGTGTTGAAAAATAACCGAACGATTGAGCGAATGACGTTATTTGAACGAGAGATGGCGATACGCTATGGACATTATCCGTATGTTTCATTTCGATTGTTTGGAAACGAAAAAACAAATGAATGA
- a CDS encoding DinB family protein — MKTIQKMYEHLNWANRRILETLQSIEDENQRGRQYFSHILLAEKVWITRLQGSDSSQLPIWSEIDIEVCAELVKQNEESFTAFLTNVANTDLDKIISYTNSKGKEFTNSVRDILTHVALHGQYHRGQINSRLRAEGVEPVTIDFITLVRTKP; from the coding sequence TTGAAAACGATTCAAAAGATGTATGAGCACCTAAATTGGGCTAACCGACGTATTCTTGAAACCTTGCAAAGTATTGAAGATGAAAATCAGCGAGGGAGGCAGTACTTTTCCCACATTCTTCTTGCAGAAAAAGTATGGATCACTAGATTACAAGGATCGGACAGCTCACAACTTCCCATCTGGTCGGAGATCGATATAGAAGTTTGTGCAGAACTTGTTAAACAAAATGAAGAGAGTTTTACAGCGTTTCTTACTAATGTAGCGAATACTGACTTAGACAAAATAATATCCTACACAAATAGTAAAGGAAAAGAATTTACGAATTCTGTACGGGATATTTTAACTCATGTAGCCTTGCATGGTCAGTATCATCGAGGACAGATTAACTCAAGACTTCGAGCGGAGGGTGTTGAACCAGTTACTATTGACTTTATTACATTGGTGAGAACGAAACCTTAA
- a CDS encoding LysR family transcriptional regulator, with amino-acid sequence MMNIEYLDNFLEAVTTKSISKASEKLNLTHTALSKQIRRVEDYFGVDLVSRSPFGIELTEAGSVLFRRIQPLLAELKAIELELQKYAEKKVISLGTIPSLAAYYLPEKIVSLKEKGIEIEITVRNTSEEIVNLLQSKIIDTAVIERLPTHKSFWTHDLFDDPFYVIFPKNHPYVTKDSVALPELVNEPFVVYPANCTIRKTITNNLAKHHITPKIGVEVDFGEFIPGYVAAGAGIAILPKLAAEHLGHDTLKTISITDVNAKRIITLLSASEKTGRLLLQSFK; translated from the coding sequence ATGATGAATATAGAATATTTAGATAATTTTTTAGAAGCTGTTACTACTAAAAGCATTTCTAAAGCCAGTGAAAAACTAAATCTAACACATACTGCTCTAAGCAAGCAAATACGGAGAGTAGAAGACTATTTTGGTGTGGACCTGGTTTCGCGATCGCCTTTCGGTATAGAATTAACCGAAGCTGGATCGGTGTTATTTAGACGAATACAGCCGCTTCTTGCCGAGTTAAAAGCCATTGAGCTAGAATTACAAAAATATGCAGAAAAGAAAGTAATCTCTTTAGGTACGATTCCAAGCCTAGCTGCTTATTATTTGCCCGAAAAAATTGTATCCTTAAAGGAAAAAGGGATCGAAATAGAAATCACTGTGCGAAATACATCTGAAGAAATAGTAAACTTGTTACAATCAAAGATTATTGACACAGCAGTAATTGAACGTTTGCCTACCCATAAATCTTTTTGGACTCATGATCTTTTTGATGACCCTTTTTATGTTATTTTCCCTAAAAACCACCCTTATGTCACTAAAGATTCAGTTGCATTGCCTGAGCTGGTTAATGAACCTTTTGTTGTATATCCTGCAAATTGTACGATCAGAAAAACGATTACAAACAACTTAGCAAAACATCATATCACACCCAAAATCGGGGTAGAAGTAGACTTTGGTGAGTTTATTCCCGGTTACGTTGCAGCAGGTGCAGGGATCGCCATTCTTCCTAAACTTGCTGCTGAGCATTTGGGACATGATACGCTAAAAACGATTTCGATTACAGATGTAAATGCTAAGCGAATCATTACACTACTATCTGCTTCGGAAAAAACCGGGAGGCTACTTCTACAAAGCTTCAAATAA
- a CDS encoding MarR family winged helix-turn-helix transcriptional regulator, translated as MTNDNKGTNDIDATPSLIQSKRQIERYNLDVDAQAILVASRLMAAGAKLGHAAEIHFSRFGLSTGRYRLLADLEDNEGEELPSQLAEHLGVTRATVTGLIDTLERDGLVSRRTSSEDGRQKSVILTKEGRKKLCEMAPEHFARLEAMVGLLSIEERSVFLDLLGRVTQGISALTDESGESK; from the coding sequence ATGACCAACGATAATAAAGGAACAAATGACATTGACGCTACTCCCTCACTTATACAATCTAAGCGTCAGATTGAACGCTATAACCTAGATGTAGATGCACAGGCTATACTCGTCGCGTCTAGGCTAATGGCAGCGGGAGCCAAGCTTGGACATGCTGCGGAGATTCATTTCTCCAGATTCGGCTTATCGACAGGGCGATATCGTTTACTGGCAGACCTTGAAGACAACGAAGGAGAGGAGCTGCCCTCGCAATTAGCCGAACATCTAGGTGTTACACGTGCTACAGTGACAGGTCTTATCGACACTCTTGAGCGAGATGGTCTAGTATCCCGTCGAACCAGTTCAGAAGATGGCCGTCAGAAATCGGTTATTTTGACGAAGGAAGGGAGAAAGAAGCTCTGCGAAATGGCTCCTGAGCATTTTGCTCGTCTAGAAGCAATGGTGGGCTTACTCAGTATCGAAGAGCGTAGCGTATTTCTCGACCTGCTAGGCAGAGTTACACAAGGTATCTCAGCACTTACGGATGAATCAGGCGAATCAAAGTAA